A genomic region of Anopheles coustani chromosome 3, idAnoCousDA_361_x.2, whole genome shotgun sequence contains the following coding sequences:
- the LOC131259097 gene encoding drebrin-like protein, translated as MSIDLQKHRDAIVGAWKSVVDRKSATNWALFGYEGQSNVLKLQETGEDGISELAAELNSGKIQYAFLRVDNSETGIAKFVFINWQGEGAPIARKGTCAKHVRDVTAVLHGAHITVHATNEDDVEEARILEKLQKVVVNDFKVKDYSQANEVTKPVGTNYSRVNPTKEINPAERDEFWRKEEEEEKHRLQAEYERKLNETVLLEEERRRREEREFEKREAATDAGNVHAATTPISPERSYARQASDQSKTERDREIKQVVEASAKVSSAKARFLNSTAQLSPTHIQAEVAQELTGQPFSPTASFEERSIINELKAELENELQNGAGTETPPPGVALVEETNGSTVSPVLTADAQAVAPGQYFDPNATIDLSDEDNIIRARALYDYQAADDSEISFDPDDIITHIDQIDEGWWQGLAPDGTYGLFPANYVELI; from the exons ATGTCGATCGATTTGCAGAAACATCGAGATGCCATTGTCGGAGCCTGGAAGTCGGTGGTTGACCGGAAGTCTGCCACGAACTGGGCTCTGTTTGGCTACGAGGGACAGAGCAACGTGCTCAAGCTGCAGGAAACGGGCGAGGACGGTATCTCGGAGCTGGCGGCGGAGTTGAATTCGGGTAAAATCCAGTATGCCTTCCTAAGGGTCGACAACAGTGAGACGGGTATCGCAAAATTTGTGTTTATCAACTGGCAG GGCGAAGGGGCCCCCATCGCTCGTAAGGGAACATGTGCGAAACATGTGCGCGACGTGACCGCGGTGCTGCACGGTGCCCACATCACGGTCCACGCCACCAACGAGGACGACGTCGAGGAGGCCCGCATTCTCGAGAAGCTGCAGAAGGTAGTGGTAAACGATTTTAAGGTGAAGGACTACTCGCAAGCGAATG AAGTCACCAAGCCTGTTGGAACAAACTACAGCCGGGTGAATCCGACGAAAGAGATCAATCCGGCCGAGCGGGATGAGTTCTGGaggaaggaggaggaagaggagaagcACCGTTTGCAGGCGGAGTACGAGCGGAAGCTAAACGAAACAGTATTGCTGGAAGAG gaacgacgacgacgggagGAACGTGAGTTTGAAAAACGGGAAGCGGCCACCGATGCTGGCAATGTGCATGCAGCGACGACACCCATTTCCCCGGAGCGCAGCTATGCCCGGCAGGCATCGGACCAGAGCAAAACAGAACGAGATCGCGAAATCAAGCAGGTGGTCGAGGCGAGTGCGAAGGTGAGCAGCGCTAAGGCCCGCTTCCTGAACAGCACGGCCCAGCTCAGCCCGACGCACATACAAGCCGAGGTGGCCCAGGAGCTGACCGGGCAACCCTTCTCGCCGACGGCCTCATTCGAGGAGCGCTCGATCATCAACGAGCTGAAGGCGGAACTGGAAAATGAACTTCAGAATGGCGCCGGAACGGAAACTCCACCTCCCGGCGTGGCGCTGGTCGAGGAAACGAATGGTTCAACCGTTTCGCCGGTGCTGACAGCCGATGCGCAGGCGGTTGCACCCGGACAGTACTTTGATCCGAACGCGACCATCGACCTGTCGGACGAGGATAACATCATTCGCGCTCGGGCACTGTACGATTATCAGGCGGCGGACGACTCGGAGATCAGCTTCGATCCGGACGATATCATTACGCACATCGATCAGATCGATGAGGGCTGGTGGCAAGGATTGGCACCGGACGGCACGTACGGTCTCTTCCCGGCGAACTACGTGGAGCTCATCTAA
- the LOC131259096 gene encoding uncharacterized protein LOC131259096 has translation MIRDPGGSSPNENLDSPPSPKYDRIAVLGRPPPPLDDTEIPLDMTVRRKDSSDGQGSPPGGDQSRDVPINLNVRPSVITKAPPPPIKKRISHMHTNGEIVLKSSVRTSSSSVVDSKPIVHVSSTYCDVSIEEHFRRSLGPTYSSIYGDKQQLQQQPSATALNVLNNNSSSSSSTVGLGSFAGLDPHQAHQVKHPLPVPMLLQKHPMETCETPPIVAINSVPARATGAGGMRNHSSSSISSSSSVCSNSSSSSSILSHSNSNSSNNSSSCNAGGGGGSIHNSTSNSKPSNNSISIRSIPIASMGGIRVVAPDTIKLKLSSDPAPPIPLMPATVLPPSPGAPSPAAGLVALPTNVAISLTSPKHQTVTAATAHLLQHPPPPISPASMTTTGSLSSSSPSSSLASSPAPFLSLHPQHPHQQQLKSNSIDSGGEVDDHFAKALGDTWKKIQENKMNL, from the exons ATGATCCGCGACCCGGGTGGTTCCAGTCCCAACGAGAATCTAG ATTCGCCACCATCGCCAAAGTACGATCGAATAGCCGTGCTGGGGAGACCGCCGCCGCCATTGGACGACACGGAAATTCCGCTGGACATGACCGTCCGGCGGAAGGATTCATCCGATGGGCAGGGATCCCCACCGGGTGGCGATCAGTCGCGGGACGTGCCGATCAATTTGAATGTCCGGCCGAGTGTGATAACGaaagcaccaccaccgcctATCAAGAAGCGAATCAGCCATATGCACACCAACG GTGAAATTGTGCTTAAAAGTAGCGTTAGAACGAGCTCGTCCAGTGTCGTGGATTCAAAGCCGATCGTGCACGTTTCTTCCACGTACTGTGATGTTTCGATCGAGGAACACTTCCGGCGATCTCTCGGCCCGACCTACAGCTCGATCTACGGTGACAAACAGCAGCTACAGCAGCAACCGTCCGCCACTGCCCTAAACGTGCTGAACAAcaacagtagcagcagcagcagcacggtcGGGCTTGGTTCATTCGCAGGGCTCGATCCCCATCAGGCGCACCAAGTGAAACACCCACTTCCGGTGCCAATGTTGCTGCAAAAGCACCCAATGGAAACGTGCGAAACACCACCGATCGTAGCGATCAATAGTGTGCCAGCCAGGGCAACTGGTGCGGGCGGTATGAGAAatcacagcagcagcagtattAGTTCCAGCTCTTCCGTTTGCTCCAACAGTAGCAGTTCCAGCAGTATCCTAAGCCACAGCAATAGCAACagtagcaacaacagcagcagctgcaacgccggcggcggtggcggcagtATCCACAACAGCACCAGTAACAGTAAACCTAGCAACAACAGTATCAGCATCCGCTCCATACCGATCGCCAGCATGGGAGGAATACGCGTCGTCGCACCGGATACGATCAAGCTGAAGCTCTCGAGCGATCCGGCACCGCCGATTCCACTGATGCCCGCCACCGTCTTACCACCGTCACCCGGGGCACCCTCTCCGGCCGCTGGGTTGGTCGCGCTGCCGACCAACGTGGCCATATCCTTAACGTCGCCGAAGCACCAGACGGTGACAGCAGCAACGGCCCATCTGCTCCAGCATCCACCGCCACCCATTTCACCGGCATCGATGACCACCACCGGGTCGCTGTCATCCTCATCGCCGTCCTCGTCGTTGGCCTCCTCGCCGGCTCCGTTCCTTTCGCTGCACCCGCAGCACccacaccagcagcagttgaAAAGCAACAGCATCGACTCGGGCGGTGAGGTCGACGATCATTTCGCCAAAGCGCTCGGTGATACTTGGAAGAAGATCCAGGAGAACAAGATGAATTTGTGA